The genome window TTTTTCGATCTTTTTGCTGCAGGTGCAGGGATACCTGTACCTGTGCCTCCTAGTTCACCTAGTTCTCAAGATCCCCCTCTGGGGAAAAACACCAACTCATCTGCTGCTAATTCTACAATTGCTggtaggaaaaaataaaaatatccaaCTCTTGCGCAATCCCTctaattttacaaaataatgcctcaaaaattaaataacaatCTAAACGTAATTTGAGTTCGCTTATTTTAGTCTTTTTACTATCCCCTCTAAATTCTTGAATTCGGGCTTGGTATTTTTTTGGGATTTCAGCCACTCCAATGCCTCAAACTGCACCAATACCCACCACGATGGGGTTAGGGTTTAGCAGAACTGCAAATGCTGGGACCAAATTGAAGATGGGAAGTTATCTTGCAGTGGCTTTCGCTGTGGCAGGTTTTCCGGTGGCAGGAGTTCCATTTTAAGCATGATCATATTTATACCACCAGACTAATATCTGGATGGTTTTTTATGTTGTGTTTAGAGATTTTACTTATAACTTAGGAACGAGAGTTTATTTCATTACGGTTTTACTTAGATAGCATCGaacttctattgatttgaatAAAAACAGTGGTGACTGTCAAATTATATATGGGCTCTCAGCTGACTTAGGTTTTGTTTTAAGTGTTGTGGAACTGTTTTTCGATGGTTACCGGAAGTATACACCCGTGTGATGATAGATGTAGACACACGTGTATACACCCGGTAACACACAAACTTTCTCTACTTCAAACAGATACATCCACAAACAATGCTATCTCTGACAATTTGATAAACGTCGTACAAGATAATAAAATACAAttcagaaaggaaaaaaaaaagatgtttaGATATGGAAAGTCACCTTACAAACAGAGATATTTAACTATGACAGAATGTTTGTTTGCCTAGGATTGTATCACGTATTTCATTAAGAAACTATTCCAAACTAGGAGCCACTTCAGTCGGGTTGGATTCGAAGACATCCGGGTTGGATGCCTCCGGTTCTTCCAAAAACTCCCGAGACTGGAACGAATCTTTGTAGACTGGAGTTTCCTTGAAATCAGTTGCTCCTTCATTGTAAGAAGTAGCAGCAACTAAACAAGCAATAAGCTGCagggaaaaacaaaaacaaacaaacggCCGGGGGTCAAACGTTAGCCTTCAATTTGTAAAATTTACGTAAACACAAGGAATGCCACAATTACGGTATTTTAATCTAATCATGCATTGTTATGTATTTTAACTTATCCGCATGGCAGTTTATATATTGACAAAGAAGTACACCCTTAACTAGTGTTTATCAAGTTGTGATTAACGAACTTTCGTAGTACACAATTATAATTGGATCTATTTGTTTATATTCATTATTTAAGGGTCATTCTAGCAAAAGAATCAATCAAATTGGTAATTGTTTAGTTGATTCATAAGTACCATATAAATAGACGGTTCATTAATAAAATCTAAATTATTCTGAAATCATCGATTTGTTACATACGAATCATTGAACATAAACACCCAACATTAAATTAAGGACAAAAATTGATGAACGAATTAACAAAGAGTAGTAGTGAACATACCGCAAAGCCAATACCAAAAGCCCACAAGTACTCAACAAAGAATCCAAGCCAGTCCCATTTTTCACCTTCCCAAAAGCAAGGTTCATCCCCGGGAAGCTTAGGCAAGAAATACCCATCATCAACGTTTCCCACAGCCCCACCACCGACGTTTTCAATCTCAGCCGTTCGTTGCGACCCCATCATGTCTTGTTCTTGGTCTCTGGTGGTTGTGTTGCTCCTCCTGTTCTTGCCGTCGGTCCTTCCAGTTCTGGAGGTGAACCTCTTGGCTGCCACCACGTGAAGGGCTCTTCTGGAGGAGGGAGGGAAGAGGAGCTGGCGTTGTGAGGAGAGGTTGGTGTAGGGGTACTGTCTGGTGGTGGAGCTGCTGTAAGGGACTCTAGCTCCGCCGGTGGAACTTCCACTGTTGGCTATGGCTAGAGCCATGAGGGAGAAGAGTGAGAATCCCTGTGTTCTTAGCAGCTCAAAGCTAAATGAGCAAAGTGCAAATATCTCTTCAGCAGCGTGTGTGGATGAGATAATGAGTGTGTGAAGATGATAATGGATGTTTTTCTATAAAACTTGACCAAGATTTGTTTTCCATATTGGATCATGTGGTCCGTCCACTTTGGTCCAGTTAGTAAACTATTGTTCCATCTTATGAGCCCAAGCAGTGATGTGGTGTATTGTTTATTTTCTCATACTTAATTTGATTTGTCTTCCAAAGTGGTCCTTCACCTCTCCTCAATTTGGTCCGTAAcaatgaaaatcaatagaagtggttctTGAGTTTGTCCACTATAAATAATTTTGGTCGTTCCGTGAAAGCTAAGACAGGACCTGCCTTCTGAGTTGGTGAATGAAATTTCCAGTGTTCCTGCTGGTTTGAGTGGTTGCAAACCTGatagtttgacaaaaatacccttaaaatGTGCTCACATGGTCATTTATGCGACAATTTAGCGAGCATATTGGCAAATTTTCaggaaatgaccaaaatgatttatagTGGACAAACTCAGGAACCACTTCTACCAATTTTTATTGTCATGGACcaaaataaagaattatattaatctcatgaaccattttggattaaaaaaaaaaagccatattcattttttattcaACAATATTTTACATTAGGAAGTGAGAGATTATGcaacaatattttatattaaaggGTATGAGATTTTCATTAAAGTTGGACAATAAGTCTGtcataataatttaatatcaaaGTCAATTGTTGtgaaaatcaaacttaaaaactCTCACTTTACAAACTAAAAGATAATTGCACTAAGACTGTAATTCTAATAACTTTTCTAGCTCTTATTAATGATGAAGAAATCGAACAAGTCTTTGTGGTGATCCAAAATGGTGAAGCGGCCCGTTACCCGTAAGTTAGGTTTAAGGTTGGATTACTGTAATTACACAATAAAATGTGAAGacttaaataaattagaatgtaattaaatttcttttttgCTTATAGGAGGTAAATCTCCTTAAtaaatgtatgtatatattgcTAAACCCTAGTTCTTGCACAAAGAAAAATCCTACAAATTATGACTAACCTTATATTTCGTTACTCTAAATAGGTAACGAAAATCACCATGGATTTTCACTCCAAAATTTTAGCTTAAATTTCTTGTTATCAAAACCAAcaatttgtatgcatatatGTCACCACAAAAGTTCCTTCACAAACACTTCAATGGCGACCGGTAAAGCAATCAAAGTGCAATTGGCTCTCTTCTGCATCGTCTTCATAACCCTCTCCGCTCTTACTGAAAGTACGTACAAAAAATTTCTCATGCATGCCAACTTAAAGatctatttaatttcttattttttggttcttttaatttatttttccgtACGGAAAATATTGTAAACAGGCCGCTATGAAGGCATTGGTGCGATGACTAGCAGCAACAACAACGTTGTCAACAATTTCAGGGTGAAACCATACGAGGACAAAATATCGTTTTGCAGAGACGGCTGTTCTAAAAATAAACCTTGTTACTGTTGCGCCTTTCGTCCGGATCAGTGTTGGACCTCGCTCGATAAATGTAATCAGAAGTGTGGTCGAGATATCTAAACCCTAAAGATCCGAGGTTAATTATCTATTACAAACtaaaatatttgaaataaagCTATcgtgtaaaataaaataaaataaattgaacTGTTTGTGACTCATGTCATGAGCCTTATTGAAGCTTAATATTTGAttctaccttttttctttttgttctacTTTGGTTTGGCGGCAAGCAACCCAACTAGTTGTGGACTTTGTacttttaagtttttctttttcttttgaggGTTATGGATTCTACGGACATAGCCCAATTTTAACACATTTATAGGCCTCCCTCGTCACCTCACTTTCTTTCTCTCATTTAATATTGTGCATGAGACTTTCATCTTACACGTCTCCTAAGTAATGAAAGAAGAAtttatcttctttcttttttgattATCTTGCTCGGGTTTGTATAAGACCGAAtccatttgatttaaaaaaaaaagattactaATCCTTGACTtttttaggaatccttcattagTGGTTGTGAATgactctcaatttttttttactaaacccaactgttttttgttgttattgtaaTAAAGAGAGTTGAGTTTCCACCACTGAACCAATTAGCATTACATATAAATCCAACTACTATTGGCACATACGAGGTCTTTTTTTCGATATAAAATTCACTCCCAACAACTTACACTGTTGAATTCAACttaattttggttgtgttgatgcacaaaaccagaggtcttggaacaacgaaaattcgaccatgaatctgcaagaaatgtaaataacacaagatgtatcgtggttcaccctaaggtttgggctacgtccacactgatattgtatttctgagggagagagagagctctgaatatgcgagtgagagctttgagaggatgaggGAGCTTAAGGCCTAAGAGTTGgcttcccctaattgtgagggtgatgggtccttttatagaataagggttgttcacttattacatatttacccctccatttattacataattacatttgagtcccccgagtatttatacgaggtctaaatacggaggccctaagtatggtataaaccgGTTAGAAAAACTTTTAAAACACCATAAAAATGAAGTAAGAATCCAACACATATTGATTCCCGTATTTGATTCTGTTCTACTTTGATTTGTTGGCAAGCAACCAATTAGATATGAAATTTGTATTTCATTATCGTGTTTCAGAAAAATAGTGCTTCATATTAGCAGATATATTATTGGAGGATAGTCTAGTTGAAAATCATATTACACTAACGAACATATGAACAGACTACAAAGATTAATTGATTAATGAAGAAACGAAGAAAGTCGAGACAACTACAAAATGAAGGAACTACATTGTGTCTAACTTGTTATTCTATGTGGTTCGTAtgatatatatagaaaactaaCCTCTAACCCTAATAGGCAAGGAAATGAAATCCTAAAACCAACACTACTTagagctggtttggtattgctgtgctttggaaaaaaattgtttctgctgtgctgtgagaataagctcatttttaatgtttcacgttttcagctttttttcacccaaaactgtgaaaataagttgtttttaagtgtttaccaaacaccttttttagctcaacttttttttatactcactttttataaaaacacctCAATACCAAAATAATACTTAGCCACTTTTATTTCCAAAGTTTATAGTGGTGGCCTCCTTTTTCCTTGGGACAAGGATTATCTGCCCTCCAACTTtcggtgccctcctgtttgtgtggtcacagttatatcacgtcaacattttatattattattcatttttgtcttattatctctataatataaaataatataaaatgttgacgtgacttaaccgtgaccacacaaaacagaaagacACGAAAGAGCACCGAAAataagagggcagacaatccttatcctTTTCCTTGAGTCTGGATTGAAAGCCccatcacattttttttttgtcagaagTTCACAGTTCTATTCTCTTTGTACGAACTGTTGACATCTTTAATAAACATCGTACTTGTTCTAAAAAAAAGTGATACAAACTTGCACTTGTAAAAGTAAATTATGAGTAAGAAAATCACCTGATTAGTCGGGAAAAAAATACTAAATCTACACCTATCCCCTCCTGAGAATTGAAATATAATCAATCGACCTCCATTACTATCTTCATCTGCACTGTTTCAAAGATATGAGCATTTtagctgtgctttgaaaaaagaaGTCATGAAAACGATAACAAAACCATTGAGCTCTTCACATCGAAGGACCTACCCCACCATCCCTTCCCTCCTCTTTTTGAATCACACCCCCACAAAATTCAAAATACATTTTTCAGTCCTGGGCAAACAAAATCAGCCGTGATTCACTCATAATAAGTCATAATAGACTAGGTGTATTTAATTGAGATTTGATGGATTGATAAATTCATAGATTTGATAAGAGTTTTAATTTGTAGAGactttatgtaaaattttaatttaactcCTGAGATAAGTTAAATATGAAAACACAATGCGAAATTTCTCAAGTTTCTTCAAATTCCTCAACTTCTAAAAATTCCTTAAAAGagaattttaattgaatatACATAGAATATAATAAACTCTTTTAGAATCCTAAGCAAACACACCTAAATTTATaagaattttaataaactagtttaaaatcttaattgaatacatatATTAGTCACTTAACTTCCCATGAATATTCTTAAAttcattaaataaattaaaatccctcTATTTCAGTTGAAAACACCCCTTAGTATCCTAAATCtttaataatatataaatttcTGTACAATATCAGAATTATTACAAATATATAGGTCTATGCATTCTTATGTGCGTACGGTTAAAGATTTAAAACGAATATCTATTAAAGATATTTTGATATATGAAACtgtataaaaaatttagaacGAATATTTTATGTCAAGTAACATCTTACAGACAAATAAAACAAGGGATGTGTTATctacacattttttttacttttctcacaTCTCtagttaatttctgtcatttgatctttttcaattcatccgatccaacgacacgaaaattaaaaaagtgtgaaacaaataaaaaatgatgtgtagatatcacatctcataaaacaatatcaacattcaCAAAATTTCCATTTACGTTGCCTTCTGTCAAGTTTTACAACCTCTATCATATGAACATCTGCATGTCTAGCGcgtaaaatgaaacaaaacccATTTTCCGCATGCAGCGGGCCGGGGGTTTAACCAAAACCCTTCGGCATGCCGCCCGAAACGTTTCTACGAAGCGGAAAGCGACTCGGTCCGCCACGAATCATCCGACACGCCGCCGCCGGAGTAATCAAACAAACCGCCTAACGCCAAGTACTCCTCCCCGCCAATATAACTGTCATTAATAAATTCGCCAATATAACTGTCATTAATAAATTCAGAGTCGCCACCGATTCCGAAATCGAACGAGTCGTAACTTGGAATCAAGTCGTTATCGAACCCTACCATGCCATCAAATCCAAAGGCCTCGGAACCACTCTCGGTGAAATCAGCGGCCTCG of Malus sylvestris chromosome 6, drMalSylv7.2, whole genome shotgun sequence contains these proteins:
- the LOC126627322 gene encoding uncharacterized protein LOC126627322, producing MALAIANSGSSTGGARVPYSSSTTRQYPYTNLSSQRQLLFPPSSRRALHVVAAKRFTSRTGRTDGKNRRSNTTTRDQEQDMMGSQRTAEIENVGGGAVGNVDDGYFLPKLPGDEPCFWEGEKWDWLGFFVEYLWAFGIGFALIACLVAATSYNEGATDFKETPVYKDSFQSREFLEEPEASNPDVFESNPTEVAPSLE